The Achromobacter deleyi region ACGGTCAGCACCAGCGTTTCGTAGCCGGCGCGGCGCGCGCGTTCGACCAGGGCGTCGATTTTTGCCGGATCGCCGGGCAGATAGGCCTGGAACCAGGTGCCCGGCGCTTCTCGGATGACGTCCTCAAGCGGGATCAGCGACGTGCCGCTGAGTATGGCGGGAATGTTCTGCTCGCGCGCGGCGCGGGCCAGCACGATGTCGCCGCGGTAGGCCGACAGCGCGCTGATGCCCATGGGCGCGATGCCGAAGGGCGAGGCATAGACGCGGCCGAAGAGTTCGGTCTGCTGTGTGCGGCCGGACACGTCCACCAGCACGCGGGGCGTGAATCCGTACTGCGCGAACGCCTGGCGGTTGCCCTGCAGGGACTGGTTGTCTTCCGCCGCGCCCGCGACGTAGCCGAAGATCGGACGCGGCAGGCGCCGCCGGGCCGCGGCTTCGAAATCGTCCAGGGACAGCAGGCGCCCGAGCGCGCGCGGCACGGGACGGGCGGCGGCGCGGGGAGCGGTGGCGGGCAGGGCGGTGGATGTCATGGCGGGCCGGTAAAAGCCCGTAATCTAGCAACGCCGTTTCATCGCATAAAGCGAATAAATACGGAAGGCCTTTTTCGCTTCAAGCGAAAAAGCGGCCAGCGGGCCGGGCAGTCCGGCGATCCGCGCCCATGCGCCGCAAGGCCTTGCGCAGCGCCCGCTCAGGCGTGGGCGGGCAGCGCCAGCAGTTCGCCCATGCGCACCGGGCCCAGCACCGAAGGCGTATCCGCCCAGCGGATCTTGTCCGGGCCGAACAGCACGATGGCCGTGGAGCCGAGCTTGAAGCGGCCCATCTCGGCGCCTTTCTCCAGATGGATGGGGGCGGTGTCGTCGTAGCGGGTGGACTTGACCCGGCGCTTGTAGGGCGTGACCAGCCCGGCCCAGACGGTCTCGATCGAGGCCACGATCATGGCGCCGACCAGCACGACGGCCATGGGGCCATGTTCCGTGTCGAAGATGCAGACGACGCGTTCGTTGCGCGCGAACAGGCGCGGCACGTTGCGGGCGGTCAGGGGGTTCACCGAGAACAGGCGGCCCGGCACATGCACCATTTCGCGCAGCGTGCCGGCAACCGGCATATGGACGCGGTGATAGTCCTTGGGCGACAGGTAGACGGTGGCGAATTGCCCGCCCTGGAACGGCGCGGCGCGTTCGGCGTCGCCGCCCAGCAGGTCGGCCAGGCCATAGCTGTGGCCCTTGGCCTGGAAGATGCGGCCCTGTTCGATGGCGCCCAGCTGGCTGATGGCGCCGTCGGCGGGACAGAGCACCGAGCCGGGCTCGTCGTCCAGCGGCCGCGCGTCGGGCTTCAGCGCGCGGGTGAAGAAGTCATTGAAGCAGTCATAGGCCAACGGGTCTTCTTGCAAGGCCTCGCTCATGTCCACGCCGTACTTGCGGACAAAGCGCGAGATCATCCAGTTCTTGACCGCGGGCTCGCGGCAGTCGGACGCGTATCCGAAGAAGCGCGACACCAGATGGTGAGGCGCGAGATACTGGCTGGCGAGAAATACTTGGTCTTTGATCGGCATCTAAGAGCGCTAAAAAACGCGTCCCGCATACAAGCGGGACGTGGTTGGAGGCTGCCGCGCAGGCCCGAGTGACAATGGATGCGCGTAATGCGCGGGATTGTAACGCGTCCAGGCCCGATTGGATGCCGATCGGCGCGGTCAGGCGGCCTTTGCTGCCAGCTTGGTCTTGTAGAGCCAGTCCTTGTAGTCGTCCAGGTCGCCATCGAAGGGGCTGACGCTGCCGTCGGCCACGATGATGAACTGGTCGGTGGTCGCGCGCAGCAGATGGCGGTCGTGCGAAACAAGCACCAGCGTGCCTTCGAACTGCGCCAGCGCCGTCGTCAGCGCTTCGCGCGTTTCCAGATCCAGGTGGTTGGTGGGCTCGTCCAGCAGCAACAGGTTGGGACGCTGCCAGACGATCAGCGCCAGCGCCAGCCGGGCCTTCTCGCCGCCGGAGAACGGGGCGATGGAACTGGTGGCCATGTTGCCATTGAAGTTGAAGCTGCCCAGGAAATTGCGCAGCTCCTGTTCGCGCACGGTGGGCGCGAGCTTGGCCATGTGCCAGAGCGGCGACTCGTCGTGCCGCAGCATCTCGACCTGGTGCTGGGCGAAGTAGCCGATGGACAGGCCCTTGTTGAACTGGGTGTCGCCGGCCAGCGTGTCCAGTTCGCCCGCAATGGTCTTGATGAAGGTGGACTTGCCCGCGCCGTTGATGCCCAGCAGGCCGATGCGCTGGCCCGCCTGCAACGAGAAGTTGATGCCGGACACGATGATCTTGTCGGAAACGGCCTGGGTCTCGTCGTCCTCGATGCGATAGCCGGCGCTGACGGTATCCATGGTCAGCAGGGGATTCGGGGCGCGCAAGGGCTCGCGGAACTCGAACGAGAACTCGGCGGCGGCGCGCAGCGGGGCCATCTCTTCCATGCGGGCCAGGGCCTTGATCCGGCTCTGGGCCTGGCGGGCCTTGCTGGCCTGCGCCTTGAAGCGGTCGATGAAGGATTGCAGGTGCGTGCGTTGGCGCATCTGCTTTTCCATCATGCCTTGCGCCAGCTCCAGCTGCGCGGCGCGCTGGCGTTCGAACGACGAGTAGTTGCCCGAGTAGCGCTTGAGCTTGCGCTCGTCGATGTGGACGATGACGTTGACCACGCCGTCCAGGAAGTCGCGATCATGCGAGATGACGATCAGCGTGCCCGGATAGCGCTTGAGCCAATCTTCCAGCCAGATGATTGCGTCGAGGTCCAAGTGGTTGGTGGGCTCGTCCAGCAGCAGCAGGTCGGACGGGCACATCAGCGCCTGGGCCAGGTTCAGGCGCATGCGCCAGCCCCCGGAAAAGCTGGTCAGCGGCAGGTGCATCTGCGCCTGCGTGAAACCCAGGCCGGTCAGCAGTTGTTCGGCGCGCGAATGAACGGTGTAGGCGTCGGCATCGGCCAGCGCGGCATAGATGTCGCCCATGCGCAAGCCGTTCTCGGCGCTTTCGGGTTCGGCTTCCAGCGCGGCCAGTTCCGCTTCCAGGCGGCGCAACGTGACGTCGCCGTCGATCGCGTACTCGATGGCGGGGCGGTCCAGCGCGGGCGTTTCCTGCGCCACGTAGGCCATGCGCCAGCTTGCGGGGTAGTCGAGGTCGCCCTGGTCGGCGTGCAGCGTGCCGCGCAGCAGGCCGAACAGGCTGGACTTGCCGGCGCCGTTGGCGCCGATCAGGCCGATCTTGTCGCCGGGGTTCAGCAGCAGGTCGACTTTCTCAAGCAAGGGCTTGACGCCGCGCATGAGTGAAACTTGTTGGAAGCGGATCATGAATCTAGTGGCAGGGGGGTGGCGCGGCATGCGCGCGGCAAGGCTCCCGCCACAAGGCGCGGCGCAAAAAAGGGAACCGGGGCGGGATCGCGCGCGAGTGAAAAGACGCCGGCGCGAAAGGCCGATCGGACGGGCTGGCCGTCCGATCGTGGGCACTATTGTACCGTCTGCGCAGCGCAACCTGGATGACAGGGACGCAAGCGGCAGGAAAACGCGCTATTGGCCGGTGATCGCGGCCGCCAGCGCCAGCACGCGTTCGGCTTCTTGCGCGTGCAGATTCTCGACCAGCGCGCCATCCACCACGGCCACTCCCAGGCCCGCGGCCTGCGCGGCCTGCCAGGCCTGCAGGCGCTTGCGCGCGCTGGCCAGTTCGTCGCTGGTGGGCGCGAACGCGGCGTTGGCCGCCGCGATCTGCCTGGGATGGATCAGCGTCTTGCCGTCAAAGCCCAGGTCGCGCCCCTGTCGGCAGGCGTCGGCCAGGCCGGCGTCGTCGTCCAGGTCCAGGTGCACGCCGTCCAGCGCCGCCAGGCCATGCGCCCGCGCCGCCATCACGGCCAGCGAGCGGGCCAGCAGCGTTTCCTCGCGCGAGGGCGTGTGGCGGGCGTGCAAGTCCTTTACCAGGTCCGAGGTGCCGACGACGATGGCCGCCAGGCGGGGATGGCCGCCCGCGATGGCGTCCAGGCGTAGAAAGCCCAAGGGGGTCTCGGCCATGGCCCACAGCGGCAGGTCCGCGGGGGCGCCCGCCGCGTCCAGCGCCTGAGCCAGCGCGGCCAGCTGCGCGGCCGATTGCACCTTGGGCAGCAGCACGGCGTGGGCGCCGGCGCGGGCGATGGCGCGCACGTCTTCCAGGCCCCAGTCCGTGTCCAGCGCGTTGATGCGCACGACGCATTCGCGGCGTCCGTAGCCGCCTTCGCGCAATGCGGCGGCGACCTGTTCGCGGGCCTGGCGCTTGGCGTCGGGCGCCACCGCGTCTTCCAGGTCCAGGATCAGGGCGTCCGCGTCCAGGGTGCGCGCCTTGTCCAGCGCGCGGGCATTGGCGCCGGGCATGTAGAGAACGGAGCGGCGGGGGCGGATGGCGGAGTTCATGCTTGCGCTTTCAGTGTTTGGGGAGACTGCCGATGATGGTCACGGGCGTGGTGCAGACATAGCCTACGCCATACACGGTGCGTATGCCCATGTCGCCGCCCGCATGCGCGCGCAATTTGCGGCGCAGCCGGTGCATGTGCGCGTCCAGGCGGTGCGTATCGTAGGCCTCGGCGCTGGCGCCCAGCGCCTCGACCAGACGGCCGCGCGACAAGGGCAGGGGCGCGGCCTGGATCAGCGCGCCGACCAGGCGGCTTTCGGTATCGGTGATATCGACACAGATCTGCTTGGGCGATACGAGCGTGCGGCGCGCCGGGTCGAAGCGCCACGCGTCGGATTCGGCGTCCTCGGCGTCGGCCGGCGGCACCACGCGCAGGCGGCGCGACAGCGACACCAGGGTGGCGCCCAGCTCGGCCAGGTTGACGGGTTTGGTCAGGTAGTGATCGGCGCCCAGGCTCAGGCCGGACACCTTGTCTTCGCTCAGCAGGCGTCCGGTGAGCATGATGATGCCCATGGAGGGATAGGTCGTGCGCAGATGCGAGACGCGAGCCAGTCCGTCGCCGTCCGGCAGCATGGCGTCCAGGACGAGGATGCCCGGCGTAACGGTCAGCAGCAGCTGGTCCAGTTCGGCCAGCGAGCCCGCGGTGAGTATGGCTTTGTCCAGGCCGAGATCATGGATGTATTCGGCGATGGTGTCGCGCCAGTCCCCGTGGTCATCGACGACGATGATCGTCACGGCGCCGCGCGCGCCTGCGGTTCCGCGGGAGACGCTCCAAGGGCAAACATGCTTTCCGCTCTTATCATGCTACGGCTTCTTTGTGGGGAAACTCCGCCCGCGCGGGCGCACGGCCGGATGGGGCGCGATACGTTTCGTATCTTTGGCGCTAGCGCAGAATATCATTATCGCCGTTGCGGCGGCGCGGCATGAATCCGGGATCTCATCCGCGCGTGGAAGAACATTGGGCTGGTCAAAAATTGAGCAGGCCGTTCGGCATCGCCCGAAAGGCCATCAGCCGGGCGTTTGCCTTTTTCTTATCCACAATTTCTGTGGATAAGAAAAAGCTTGTGGATACCGTCCGTTTTACGTAGGCAGGAGTTCCACGGGCACGCCCTGGGGCACTTTGCGCACGCGGTCGCGTTCGATCCGCGCCGGCGCGAAGCGCGTCTTGCGCGCAGCAGCATTCTGCAGCAGCACCGACAGCACCGACCCCTTGTCCTGAATCCAGTGGGTCTTGCCGCGCAGCAGCTTCATGGCGTTCTCCGGCGTGCCCAGGCGATAGGACATGGCGTTGATCTCCACGGCGTTCTTGCCGTTGAAGGCGGACTCGTCATGCTCGACGATGGCGGCCGCGTCGAGATTGCTGCTTTCGTGATCGACGCGGTAGATGAACTTGAATCCGCTGAACGGATCCTGCACCACGATGAGTTTCTCCGAGCCGGAGATATCGGACATCATGCCGATGACCAGCGATTCGACCATCTGGTTGCCGCGCTGTTCTTCGGTGTAGATAAAAATGCTGTGGCGCGCGCGCGGGGTGGGGGCCGGGGCGGCCGGGACGAGGCGAGAACGATCCATACCTGACTAAAAAAGGGCGGAAAGGGCGCAAGGCCCGGGGGACTACGGAAAGAACAAAATGCGCCGGCCTACCGCGGACGGTGCATGCGGGCCAGCAGGCGCGCCTTCACCGATGGCCAGTCCTCGTCGAGGATGGCGAAATAGACCATGTCGCGCGTGCGTCCCGATTGCGCGATCAGGTGCTTGCGAAAGACACCTTCTTCGACGCCGCCGATCCGGAGTATGGCTTGCCGCGACTGCGTATTGCTCAGCTCCGTCTTGAACACGACGCGTATGATACCAATTGTTTCAAAGGCGTGCTGTAACAGCAGAAATTTGGCTTCAGTATTGGCGCCAGATCGTTGGCTGGCGGGCGTAAGCCAGGTGGCGCCGATCTCCAGCCGCTTGTGCGACAGCGCGATATCCATGTAACGCGTGGCGCCTATGATCTGGCCCGTGCTTTGCTGCACGATGACAAAGGGCAGGCAGGTTCCGTCCCGCTGCCCCGCCAGCGCGCGCTCTACATAGCGCTGCATGTCCTGGGGCGTGGATACGGGTTCGGGCTGCAGGCGCCAGAGCTCCGGATGCAAGCCGATCTGCGCCAGGGGGCCGGCGTGGCCAGCGGCCAGCGGCTCGAGCCGCACGATGTCGCCGGCGAGCGTGACGGGCTGCAGATCGGGCAAGGTCATGGCGGCATTCTCGGTCGGCGGTAGAGAGGAATTCTACGCCGGGGCGCGCTTGCCGAACATCGGCGCCGGGCGCAGAATGCGGCGCATGAAAACAGACGTCGTGGTCCTTGGCGCGGGTATCGTGGGCGTGAGCGCCGCCCTGCATCTTCTGGCCCGCGGCCGGTCGGTGACGCTGCTCGACCGGCGAGGACCGGGCGAGGAAACCAGCTACGGCAACGCCGGGCTGATCGAGCGCGCAAGCGTCATCCCCTACGCGTTTCCGCGCGACTGGCGCAGGCTCTGGCGCTACGCGCGCAACAACACGCCCGACGTGAGCTACCACCCGCGCTTTCTGCCGCGCATCGCGCCGTGGCTGCTGCGCTATTGGTGGCATTCGTCGCCGTCGCGCCTGGCGCGGGCGGCCGAGGCGATGCTGCCGCTGATCGAGCGCAGCGTGGCCGAGCACGATGCCTTGAATGAAGATGCCGGGATCTCGCACCTGTTCCGCCGCAACGGCTGGATCGACGGCGCGCGCACCGAGGCCGGCCTGGCTCAAGCTGTTGCCGACGCCCAGGCGGTTGCGCATTATGGCTTGAACTACCGGGTGCTGGACCGCCAGGCGCTGGCCGCCATGGAACCCTCGCTGTCCTCGCGCATGGCGGGCGCGGTGCATTGGCTGGACCCGGTCAACGTGTCGGATCCCGGCGCGGTGACGCGGGGCTATGCCGCCTTGTTCGAGCGGCGCGGCGGACACCTGGCGCGTGGCGACGCGCGCAGCCTGGAGGCGGCGGGCAAGGGCTGGCGGGTGCAGGGCGAGCAGGGTCCGATCGAGGCCCGCGACGTGGTCGTGGCGCTGGGGCCGTGGTCGCCGGACGTCCTGCGTCCGCTGGGCTATCGCATCCCGATGGCCGTCAAGCGCGGCTATCACCAACACTTTGCGCTGGAGGACGGGGCGAGCCTGTCGCATCCCGTGGCGGACATCGAAAGCGGTTTCATGGTGACGCCCATGACCCTGGGCTTGCGGCTGACGACGGGCGCGGAATTCGCGTCGCGCGATGCGCCGCCTTCGCCCGTGCAGATCCAGCGGACCCGCGCGCTGGCCGCGCAGCTGTTGCCGCTGGGAGCAGCGGTGGAGCGCGAGCCCTGGATGGGATGCCGGCCCTGCATGCCGGACATGCGGCCAGTGATAGGCGCGGCGCCGCGCCATCCGGGCCTATGGATGGCGTTCGGGCACGCGCATCATGGCTTTACGTTGGGGCCGGTGACCGGCAAGCTGCTGGCCGCCCTGATCACGGGACAGGCGCCGGAATTCGATCCGGCGCCTTACGGCCTGATGCGCTGAACGGCGCGCTGAGCCGGCTCAGGCCTGGCTGGCGGTCTTTTCGCGGCGCTGGCGCACGGCGAGCGCCAGGGCGGCAAGCACCGGCTCCGTCTGGCTCCAGCCCAGGCAGGCGTCGGTAATGGACACGCCGTGGCGCAGGGGCTGGCCAGGCTTCAGGTCCTGGCGGCCTTCCTCAAGGTGGCTTTCGATCATGACGCCCGTGATGCGGGTGTCGCCCTGGGCGAGCTGGGCGGCAATGTCGTTGGCCACGTCGACCTGGCGCAGGTGCGACTTGTTGGAGTTGGCGTGCGAGCAGTCGATCATGACCTGTTCGCGCTGGCCGGCGGCGCGCAGCGCGGCGCAACAGGCATCCACGCTGGCGGCGTCGTAGTTCGGGCCTTGCTTGCCGCCGCGCAGGATGACGTGGGTATCCTGGTTGCCGCGGGTCTCGAAGATGGCGGCCATGCCCATTTTGGTCATGCCCATGAAGGCGTGCTTGGCGCTGGCGGCAACCATGGCGTCGGCCGCGATCTGCACGCCGCCGTCGGTGCCGTTCTTGAAACCCAGCGGGCAGCTCAGGCCCGAGCTGAGCTGGCGGTGGCTGGGGCTTTCGGTGGTGCGCGCGCCGATGGCGCCCCAGGCGATCAGGTCCGCGATGTACTGCGGGCTGAGCAGATCCAGGAATTCGGTGGCGATGGGCAGGCCCAGGCCGCTGACGTCCAGCAGCAGTTCGCGGGCGCGGCGCAAGCCCTCATTGATGCGGAAGCTGCCGTCCAGGCGCGGATCATTGATATAGCCTTTCCAGCCGACGGTGGTGCGGGGCTTTTCGAAGTACACGCGCATGACGATCAGCAGCTCTTTCTTGTGCTGTTCGGCGGCGTCGCGCAGGCGGCGCGCGTATTCCATGGCCTGGCCGTGGTCGTGGATGGAGCAGGGGCCCACCACCAGCACCAGGCGGTCGTCGCGGCCGTGCAGCACATCGGCGATCTCGGCGCGGCTTTGTTCGACCAGCGTCTGGATCGCGGCGGAAACCGGCAGTTCGTCCTGCAGGAGTGCGGGGGAAATCAGCGGACGCACCGCGCTGATGCGGGTGTCGTCGGTGCGCGTGTTGTCCTGGGTGGCGTCTGCCGCGCCGACCTCGCGGTCGTGCAGGGGGTCGTCAATGCGGGTCAAGGGAAGCTCCGTGCCGTAGATGCGGGAAAGTCCATCATTATCGCACTGGCGGCCGACGGACGTATCGCAAGGGTTGCGTTCGTCCGGCGGAGAGGCCCGATCCTACGTCTATCGGCGATGAAATTGCATTAACCCGTTATCAATAAAGACAGGCCCTGCGCGGATGCCGTAGCATTGATCCACGTTATCCAAGCGGCCGCCTGTGAAGGCATGCCCTATGCAGATTAGGACAGTCAGCAATGCCTAAACCCGATGCTGGAGCGACCCGACGGATTCTTCTCGTGGAGGACCACCCCGTCGAACGCGCTTACTTGCAGAACTTGCTGCTGGCATTGGGCTTTCGCCGCGTGGCGGGACTGGGAAGCAGCATCGAAGCGGTCAGCGCGCTGACGCGGCAATACTATGACGTGCTGATCAGCGACATCGTGATGGGCGAGGGCGATGGCACCCGCCTGCCCAACGATCTGCGGCGGCTGGTGGATGCCGGGCGGTTGAAGAGCATGCCCCCGATCATCTGGATCAGCAGCCTCAGCGACGAACTGCTGCAATCGCATGTGCGGCTGGCCTTGCAGGCCGGCTGCCCGTCGGCCCAGGCGCTGTCCAAGC contains the following coding sequences:
- a CDS encoding ATP-binding cassette domain-containing protein, translated to MIRFQQVSLMRGVKPLLEKVDLLLNPGDKIGLIGANGAGKSSLFGLLRGTLHADQGDLDYPASWRMAYVAQETPALDRPAIEYAIDGDVTLRRLEAELAALEAEPESAENGLRMGDIYAALADADAYTVHSRAEQLLTGLGFTQAQMHLPLTSFSGGWRMRLNLAQALMCPSDLLLLDEPTNHLDLDAIIWLEDWLKRYPGTLIVISHDRDFLDGVVNVIVHIDERKLKRYSGNYSSFERQRAAQLELAQGMMEKQMRQRTHLQSFIDRFKAQASKARQAQSRIKALARMEEMAPLRAAAEFSFEFREPLRAPNPLLTMDTVSAGYRIEDDETQAVSDKIIVSGINFSLQAGQRIGLLGINGAGKSTFIKTIAGELDTLAGDTQFNKGLSIGYFAQHQVEMLRHDESPLWHMAKLAPTVREQELRNFLGSFNFNGNMATSSIAPFSGGEKARLALALIVWQRPNLLLLDEPTNHLDLETREALTTALAQFEGTLVLVSHDRHLLRATTDQFIIVADGSVSPFDGDLDDYKDWLYKTKLAAKAA
- a CDS encoding HpcH/HpaI aldolase/citrate lyase family protein; protein product: MNSAIRPRRSVLYMPGANARALDKARTLDADALILDLEDAVAPDAKRQAREQVAAALREGGYGRRECVVRINALDTDWGLEDVRAIARAGAHAVLLPKVQSAAQLAALAQALDAAGAPADLPLWAMAETPLGFLRLDAIAGGHPRLAAIVVGTSDLVKDLHARHTPSREETLLARSLAVMAARAHGLAALDGVHLDLDDDAGLADACRQGRDLGFDGKTLIHPRQIAAANAAFAPTSDELASARKRLQAWQAAQAAGLGVAVVDGALVENLHAQEAERVLALAAAITGQ
- a CDS encoding response regulator transcription factor translates to MTIIVVDDHGDWRDTIAEYIHDLGLDKAILTAGSLAELDQLLLTVTPGILVLDAMLPDGDGLARVSHLRTTYPSMGIIMLTGRLLSEDKVSGLSLGADHYLTKPVNLAELGATLVSLSRRLRVVPPADAEDAESDAWRFDPARRTLVSPKQICVDITDTESRLVGALIQAAPLPLSRGRLVEALGASAEAYDTHRLDAHMHRLRRKLRAHAGGDMGIRTVYGVGYVCTTPVTIIGSLPKH
- a CDS encoding 3-deoxy-7-phosphoheptulonate synthase, whose protein sequence is MTRIDDPLHDREVGAADATQDNTRTDDTRISAVRPLISPALLQDELPVSAAIQTLVEQSRAEIADVLHGRDDRLVLVVGPCSIHDHGQAMEYARRLRDAAEQHKKELLIVMRVYFEKPRTTVGWKGYINDPRLDGSFRINEGLRRARELLLDVSGLGLPIATEFLDLLSPQYIADLIAWGAIGARTTESPSHRQLSSGLSCPLGFKNGTDGGVQIAADAMVAASAKHAFMGMTKMGMAAIFETRGNQDTHVILRGGKQGPNYDAASVDACCAALRAAGQREQVMIDCSHANSNKSHLRQVDVANDIAAQLAQGDTRITGVMIESHLEEGRQDLKPGQPLRHGVSITDACLGWSQTEPVLAALALAVRQRREKTASQA
- a CDS encoding GNAT family N-acetyltransferase, with amino-acid sequence MTLPDLQPVTLAGDIVRLEPLAAGHAGPLAQIGLHPELWRLQPEPVSTPQDMQRYVERALAGQRDGTCLPFVIVQQSTGQIIGATRYMDIALSHKRLEIGATWLTPASQRSGANTEAKFLLLQHAFETIGIIRVVFKTELSNTQSRQAILRIGGVEEGVFRKHLIAQSGRTRDMVYFAILDEDWPSVKARLLARMHRPR
- a CDS encoding NAD(P)/FAD-dependent oxidoreductase, translating into MKTDVVVLGAGIVGVSAALHLLARGRSVTLLDRRGPGEETSYGNAGLIERASVIPYAFPRDWRRLWRYARNNTPDVSYHPRFLPRIAPWLLRYWWHSSPSRLARAAEAMLPLIERSVAEHDALNEDAGISHLFRRNGWIDGARTEAGLAQAVADAQAVAHYGLNYRVLDRQALAAMEPSLSSRMAGAVHWLDPVNVSDPGAVTRGYAALFERRGGHLARGDARSLEAAGKGWRVQGEQGPIEARDVVVALGPWSPDVLRPLGYRIPMAVKRGYHQHFALEDGASLSHPVADIESGFMVTPMTLGLRLTTGAEFASRDAPPSPVQIQRTRALAAQLLPLGAAVEREPWMGCRPCMPDMRPVIGAAPRHPGLWMAFGHAHHGFTLGPVTGKLLAALITGQAPEFDPAPYGLMR
- the asd gene encoding archaetidylserine decarboxylase (Phosphatidylserine decarboxylase is synthesized as a single chain precursor. Generation of the pyruvoyl active site from a Ser is coupled to cleavage of a Gly-Ser bond between the larger (beta) and smaller (alpha chains). It is an integral membrane protein.); translated protein: MPIKDQVFLASQYLAPHHLVSRFFGYASDCREPAVKNWMISRFVRKYGVDMSEALQEDPLAYDCFNDFFTRALKPDARPLDDEPGSVLCPADGAISQLGAIEQGRIFQAKGHSYGLADLLGGDAERAAPFQGGQFATVYLSPKDYHRVHMPVAGTLREMVHVPGRLFSVNPLTARNVPRLFARNERVVCIFDTEHGPMAVVLVGAMIVASIETVWAGLVTPYKRRVKSTRYDDTAPIHLEKGAEMGRFKLGSTAIVLFGPDKIRWADTPSVLGPVRMGELLALPAHA